TGTAGTTATATTCAAATTCACTTTTCTGAACTGTTTGTCCAGTTGTATTAAGTGTTAATACGCTTTGTTTCTCCCCAGCTAATAATGATTGTGATTTAGGAAGGGGTGGAATACCATAATCTGAGTTAAAGCTATTAAGTTCAAAATACCCTTTGTAGCGGTTGAAAAAATGTTTAGTAGTTCCATTCCCATCCGTTTGATTTACTTCTGCATAAGAAATAGTAGGTCCCATAAAATTGATGTCTAAGGGATCAAACCCAGTAGAAAAAGTGTAATATGACCCCTTATCAAATCCAATTGAATAGGAATTATTAACTAATGTTTGATTAAAAATAACTGCATTTTGTGGAACAATACTATAGTAGTTAGGTAAATAAGCATTGCTATTTACATCCCATTGGGTTGGATAAAACAGCTTAGGGTTGCTTACAATTTTTGGTTGAGCATAGGTATAATTAGTTTCTTTAATCACCGAACTTTCATCCTCTTTATGTACTATTTTTTTAATTCGCAATCCACCTACATCATAAATAGGTATTATAGGAACTCTATCTATCTTGGCACTACAGATATTACACATAAAATTCATTCCATTTGTACCTCCATAACCTTGTGCGATTAATTGGTATTGTCTTCCGTTAACAAGAAGTGCTTTATCAATAGGTAAGGAAATAGTTTTAGAAGTAGTTGCTCCCTGATACAAAATAGCAGCTATCTCAGTGTTAGTTACCATATCAACAAGTGATGCGGCTTTCAAGGTACTTGATGGAGAACAGCCAGCAGAACCCATAGGATTATAATTTAAGTTTGCAGTGAGTAAAAGTGTTTCTGTATCACTGGCGACATAGGTAAACAATGAAGATTTGATTCCATCGGTGGATTGTGTAGATGAAATACTAGGTACAAGTGCGGATGAATTATTCACATCATAATACACATCTACAGCCACATCAGATTTATGAGATTCGTACTGAAAATTCACAGACCCTTTGGTAGGATAAATTATTTGCTCCAATATACCCGCCATAGCAAAACTCAAATCCACCTTTCTATCAGCATATAAAGATGCATTCAAAGTAATCCCAGCTGGTGGGAAAAGAGATGGGTTTTGTGTCTTTCCATTGTAATACCCCCATTTGTCTTGAGCAAAAGAAAGTTTACTTGGTAAAGAAGTGGAATTATAGAAAAAGGTATAGGGTTTAGTCAACTGCTCATTGGCATTCATTTCAGTAATCCCTGTAAGTTGTAATCGTTTGATATCAGTTGCTCCTTTACTACCAGTGGTAATTGCACTTTGCAGGGTAGTGTAACTGAATTTAATTTTTTTAATGATTTCTGACGCCTGTGTTACGGGATTCACCACAGTGATTTGAATCTCGTCCAATCGCTTAGGCGTCACTCCAAACTCAGGGGTTAAATCATCTCTATTGCTGTAAATAAAATTAATTTGAGTAGTGCCCGCTTTAATTTTGCTGATTAATTTGGAAATAACATGACTCTGAGAAGTTGTATTTGCAGGATTCTCAGCCAGAGTAGCATATTGGCTTTCCGCTGTTATATCGCAATTGGTACTGGGTAACATATTTGGTAAACACAAAAAAGAGCTTTGCACTATTGGTTTGCTTATAGTCGTATGAGTATAATTATTATCCACATACTCTAATTGAATTTTGTTGGCACTGGTATAATTGGATATTTCAGTCAAAAACCAAGAGTTGATAATGAAATTATTCGCAAACGCTATTTCATCTATGGATTGGTTACTATAATTTTTCTCAACTGCATTGTTCGCCCCAAATTCAGTACCTGTATCCAATCCAAATTTATATTTAGTACCTTTTGGAGAAGTAACCATCCAAGTTTTAAAGTAGCTCGGTACATACTCTTCTTGAATTATAAAATCTGTGTTTTCAAGATAGACTACTTTTCTTTGGTCATTAAAAACAAATTTGCTTCCTCCCTCTGGAGTACTGAAGTAAAACAAATCGGGTTGGGAATCTTTCTTACCTGCATTGACATCTTCTAACCACCAATTGAATTGTAAATACCGGCTATTCTCAACATTTGAATAAGTACTTAGTTCAGTATCCAATTTGGATAAACCATAATCTTTGTAGTAGCCATTCACCATAATGGAACTCTTTGGATAACCTACCGACCCTTCATCTGGTGCACCTTTAGTATTACGACTCACAACTCCTCCTACATTCAAACTCCAATTTTGTCCCACTGAAGAAGCTATAGATTCTACTTTTACTCCTGAAGCATCGTATTCTAATGAAATGGGTAGTGTCAAACCACCATATTCTAAAGTATAGATAGGAATGGATACTTGTGGTGTTCCAGAGACTAAGTTGACAGGCATATTCATGTACTGCTCAAACTTATTCACCTCAGGAGATTTTACTTGAGGTCGTAAATCGGTATTCACTTGTGAACTACATAATGTAGTGGCAAATAGAATATTCAAAAATATAAGTAGGTTACATTGCTTTTTCATATACACTTAGTCTTTTCTCGTTTTTTTAATCACTTTAATTCCCTCACTTTTCACATTGGTCTTAATATTGACTATATAAATACCTTCGGGATACATACTCATATCAATTGGAACAGTTCGACTACTAATAATAAATTGCTGCAATGTCCTTCCAGCTAAATCCACCACCGTAGCAGTACCCGTTTCATACTCGTACCCTATAATTATATTGGTAAACGTACTTACAGGATTGGGTATCGCCTCAATTGAAGACTGAACTTCCAAAGGCACCAGTTGGTCTTTGAGCTTCACTACCCAAAAATCATTACTCCCTAAAGTGGTACTCTTATCTCTGGACGAACTAGCGTTTGAGGTTCCTGCTAACAAATAACCACCATCACGGGTATTTATTAGCTTACGCAAAATATCCTCGCCCCCACTGCCTACTATTTTCTCCCATACTGCTTCTCCTTTCTCATTTACTTTCAAAGCGATATAATCATTAATACCAGTAGCTTTCTTTTGTATCAAACCTTTAGCCATATTAGCACGCTCACTTTGGGCATAACCGCCCACTAAAAAACTATGATCCGAATTCTCCACCAACGAAGTCAATATGTCGCTTTTACCATAATTATAGGTTTCACTCCAAACCACCTCACCTTTAGAATCCAATCGCAACAACCAAAAATCAGAACCCGATTGAACACTGCCTCCTTTAGCTGTTAACGTACCTGGACTATTAGTATTTCCTCCTACTATGAAACCCTCATCTGCTGTTTGATGAACCACATACAACTGATTGTCTCCTGTTCCTCCATAGGTATTCTGCCATTCAATAGCACCCAATTCGTCTGTTTTAATGACCCAATAGTCCCCTATTCCAATAGAAGCAGCTGTCTTATCACCTGATTTAGGAGAGTTAGAATAACCCCCCAATATAAAGCCGCCGTCCTTGGTTTGTTCCAAACTACGCAATAGGTCACTATAGCGTCCCCCATAGGTTTTTTGCCACATTACACTTCCCTTCGAATCCAGTTTAACAATCCAATAATCCATGCTCCCTCGGGTACTTTCGGTCTTCAAAGTCAAATCGGTTTTAGAAGTGCCAAGCTTAGCCAATGAAAGCTTTGGACTAGTAACCGCAACACCTGAACTAGACGAACCACCCAATAAATAGCCGCCATCTCTGGTCGGAATCACAGTCAATAAATCCTCTTGACCGCTCCCTCCTATCGTTTGTTGCCATTGTTCCTGTCCTTTAGCATCCAATTTCACTACCCAAAAATCCGACAAACCCTTACTGTCTAATTGCTTATCCATCCCCTGATTAGAACTTGAAGTTCCTGCTAAAATGAAACCGCCATCCTGAGTACCTTTAATACTTTGCAACAAATCAAAGCCACTGCCTCCAAGACTCTTTTGCCAATCTAATTTTCCGTTAGCATCCATTTTCCAAACCCAATAATCCAAATCGCCGTTATTCCCAGCGGTTTTAGTGCCTGTCTTTCCAGAAAGCGAACTCCCGGCCAAAATAAATCCATTATCGGCTGTGGGTTGGGCATCAAATAAATAATCGGCATTTTTTCCTCCATAGGACTTTTCCCAGAGAATATCTTGGGCATGTATAAAAAGTGGTGCAAAAAGCAACAAATAGAAATATTGGTTTTTCATACGTAATACGAATTATGATTATTTTATTTATTTAAGAAAGGAGACCATACTTGCCAAGAACAAATTCAAGACGATTAAATTCTGGGGTAACAATTGAATCCAAATATTTTACGATAAGGACAAGTCCTTGACGAAGAATAAATTAAGTAGGGCAATTTTGAAAAAATTTTAAAATCTGTATTACGGTTTTTTAGACTTTTTATTACGGTTTTTATTCCCTAGAAAAACAGAAAACCGTCAGTTCGAGTGAATTTATGTCAAAAAAAATGTATCGAGAACCAACAACAGACAACAGACAACAGATAACTGATAACGATGAAACATCCAACTAATTTTAAATAGTGGTTAAACTAGACAAAGTCTTTGATAGTAAAATAAAATGAGTTATGAAGCTAGTTAGAGAGATGGTTTCTTGGAGAAATAAATACGTAAAAACACGTATTTCGGATATGTAAAATGCTCTATAAATTTCGATTTTTAAATAATTAAATCGTAATGTTTAAAAAAAAATATTAGTCAACTTAGTATAAATATTTAACAGTAAACAAAATGGCAAGACAAAACAGTACAGACAGAAGTGGTAATTCTTTTTCGGAAGAAACAAAACGAGTAATTTGGAATAAAGCTAAGATAGTTAATGGTCAGGATCCAACAAAAACCAGAAAAGACTTATGTGGAGCTTTGATTAGTTGGGATAAATACGGTAACACGACTGAAAATGGAAATGGATGGGAAATAGACCACATTAAACCTGTTTCAAAAGGAGGAGGAGACGAATTAAACAACTTACAAGCCTTGCAATGGCAAAATAATAGAAAGAAAGGAGATGACTATCCAGCATCAAATTATTGCATTGTTCCCTTAAAGTAAAAATACCCCTAAGACCTCAGCCGAGGTCTTTTTTTATACCCTATAAATTTACGTATAAACACGTATTTCAATTAAATACAGTACGTTATAAATTGCAATTAATTATCTAATGTAAAAGATAGTACTATTATTTGGCCAATGATTGCGAGACTTTTTCATTACTCAAAGAAAATAATGAAATAGTGAAATATGCTTACACAATAAAACAGCAAAAGAACGAAACCTAACTGCTCAAGTTCTTAATGGAGCGTTAAAATTTATTAAAATGAAAAAATTATTTTTCACTTTGGCATTAGCCTTTTCATTAACTTCGTTTGCTAATGAAGTTGAAAACAAAAATGTAGTAGGGCCTATTAAAAAGGTTATCACAACAGAATTAACAAACACCCCTAAGGATGATTATTGTTATGATGTAACTATCAAATGGATAGAAGTTACTGGTACGCCCGGAGCTGATAGTATCGATGACGGTATCGTTATAACTGAGCATAATATTTCATTTACTATTTGCTTGTAATTCAATTGGGGGTAGTCAACATTGCTACTCCCAATTTTTTAACCTATAAAATTTATACTATGCGACTATTACTTTTTTTTGTTTTTATCACCTCTTTTATTAGTGCACAACAATCTGTACGTATTACTTATGAATCTAAAAAAATCTATCCCGTTAGCTTTTTGCAGAATTTATCTGGTAGTCAAAAAGTAGCCTTCGAAGAAGCCCAAAAAAGACCTTTTTATGCAACCCTTACAAATAATGGGGACGAATCGTTATACAGAAGCATTAATAGAAAAAAAGACGAAATACTCCCTGGAAAAGATACGGGAAATGAATATGCTAAAGATGAAGGTATATTAATGCAAACCCCAAATTTTTGGAGATTAAAAAATTTTAAAGAGAAAAAAAACATATCCCTTATTAATATTAGTGACAAAGAATATTATTTCAAAAAACAAATCGAAGAACCACAGTTATATTTCACAAACAAAACATTAAATGTAGATAAATATTTATGTCATTATGCATACCGTTTAAATCCTAAAAACAATGACACTATAAAATATTGGTACACCAAAGAAATTCCAATAGATGATGGTCCAAGTAATTTAATAGGGTTACCAGGTATGGTATTAAAAATGGAATCAAAGAATTCTATTGAATATGCTACAAAAGTTGAATTTTTTAAAGAAAAAATTGAAATTGACAGACCTAAACAATCCTATAAAATATTATCACAAGAAGAATATGACAAATTAGTAATGGAAGCCATAAAACCAAAAACATATATAGATTCTCAAGGAAGAAAAGTTACTTCTGAAATATTAAAACAATAAACAATGTTAAAAAAAATAGTCCTTATTTTGGTATTGATAAAATTCCAATTTTCATTTGCACAAAACACTACTGTAATAAGTTTTGAAGAAAAAATGATTGTCTCAAAAGAAATGTTGAAAAAAGTTCCGCCGATGTTAAGAGATGTGATGCAAAAACAACTCAACAACACAGTTGTTTTATCTAAAGTATTTTTTAGAGATAATAGTAATTATTACCAATCTAATGAAACCAATAAACAAATAAATTTGAATGGTAATGTAGCAAAAAAAGATAATGTTACGGTTATGGACACAGAAACAACTATAAAATCTAAACCAATAAAAATAAAAAAAGATTTTGCTCAACAAAATTATTCAATGATTGAAAATAAAAAGACAATCAATAACCCCTTAGAAAAGGTAAAATGGATTGTAACAAATAAAACAAAAAAAATATTGAGTTATAATTGTTTTCTAGCCTCTACGACCTACAAAGGACAAAAGCTTGAAGTCTATTTTACAAAAGAAATATCTGGAAACGCATCTCCAGAAAAACTTCCATTCATTAATGGCGTAATTCTCGAATATAAAACAACAATTAAAACGAGTACAGCTACCCAAGTAAAATTCAACCAACCAGATGTTAAGAATTTTTTTGAAGATTAACATAATTATAGTTTAATTGAAAAATCTTTTTGTACTTTTTTTCCTTATCTCCAACTTTGTTTTTAGTCAAAACACTTTAGAATTAAAGGTGGTCGACCAAAACAATAGTCCACTTTTTAGAGCTATTGTTATCATTGAACAAAATAATATCCAAATCGGCTTTGGTAGTACCAATCAAGGTGGTGTTTTTAGTACAAAGCTAGCTGCTGGAGATTACAATTTAAAAATCAATAAACTTGGTTTTGTTTCTCAAGTAAAAACTATAAATATTATCAATACTACAACCCTCACAGTGGAGCTATTTAATGAGACCAATAATCTTGAAACTGTGGTTATTAAGTATAGACCCAAAATAATGAAAGTGAAGCAGGATACCATATCTTATAATCTTAAAACTGTAATAGATGGTACAGAGCGAAAAGTAGAAGATGTTATAAAAAAACTACCTGGGTTGAATGTTGATGAAAACGGAAAGGTTTCATTCAAAGGACAAAATATTGATAATGTCCTTATTGACGGTAATGAATTCTTTGGAAACAAACATCAAATGGCAACAAAAAACATTGATGCCACTATGATTGAAGGCATAGATCTGCTTACAAATTATCAAGGATTTTCAAAACTAGCCATGGGTGCAAAAGGAATAGCTTTAAATTTAAAACTTAAAGAAAAATACAAACAACAAATTATCGGCGATATTGAAAGTAGTTATGGTATAAATGATGCAGCAAGGATACATAATAACTTGTATAAATTTTCAAAAAAGGGGAATTTGGCAATTATCAGTGATTACAATTCAATTGGCAAAACTCCTATTACTGTCGAAGACTATCGAGAAATGCGTATCCCAAATGATGCTGAAAACGAGCAATCTAATACCGAAACATTTGAATTACCTTCTTTTCTTGCACCATCAAGTTTTATAAAATTCAAAAAAAACAAATTCCTTGGTGTAAATTTTACATCACTAATAGGAGAAAAATCAAAAATCTCGTTTTCAAACTTATTTAATAGCACGAGTATGATTGAAGAAAGTACAAAAACGCAAACAAATATTGGGCAGACAAATTCCTTAACTCTATTTGAAAGTAATAAAAAATCGAATTATACTTTAAATAGCACCGATTTTAAATGGGAATTTAATAAAAGTAAAAACACGTTTATTAGTTATAGATTAAATTTCACACCAAATAGAGATGAAGCAAATGATTCTATCAATAATTTTACAAATCAAATAGCAACAAGAGGCACCAATCAAAATTTTATACTTTCACAAGTATTTAAAGCAAACTCTATTATAAGTGACAAAATAAATTATAAATTTCAATTCAATCAGAGTTTAGAAAATAATCAAAAACGGTCACATATCGATAGTGAATCGGCTTTATTTGGTTTAAATGTAGAGAAAGTAAACCAATTTTTAAATTTCAAAAACAACAATTTTTCTGTATTTAACGAGCTTAATTATAAAAAGGGGGAAAATAATTTTATAACCAAATTACTATTACTTCATAAAAATAGTTCTTCAACAAATTTAGTTATTACTGACGGAAGTGAAAATGATTTATTCAGAAAACAAAATACCCTACAAGCACAATTCCAATGGCAACATCAATGGAATAAAAAATGGCGTACTACTTTAGGACTAAAAAATACAAATACATTTATCCTTTATGATGAAAACAAAACTA
This sequence is a window from Flavobacterium ammoniigenes. Protein-coding genes within it:
- a CDS encoding GLPGLI family protein — protein: MLKKIVLILVLIKFQFSFAQNTTVISFEEKMIVSKEMLKKVPPMLRDVMQKQLNNTVVLSKVFFRDNSNYYQSNETNKQINLNGNVAKKDNVTVMDTETTIKSKPIKIKKDFAQQNYSMIENKKTINNPLEKVKWIVTNKTKKILSYNCFLASTTYKGQKLEVYFTKEISGNASPEKLPFINGVILEYKTTIKTSTATQVKFNQPDVKNFFED
- a CDS encoding TonB-dependent receptor, with the translated sequence MKNLFVLFFLISNFVFSQNTLELKVVDQNNSPLFRAIVIIEQNNIQIGFGSTNQGGVFSTKLAAGDYNLKINKLGFVSQVKTINIINTTTLTVELFNETNNLETVVIKYRPKIMKVKQDTISYNLKTVIDGTERKVEDVIKKLPGLNVDENGKVSFKGQNIDNVLIDGNEFFGNKHQMATKNIDATMIEGIDLLTNYQGFSKLAMGAKGIALNLKLKEKYKQQIIGDIESSYGINDAARIHNNLYKFSKKGNLAIISDYNSIGKTPITVEDYREMRIPNDAENEQSNTETFELPSFLAPSSFIKFKKNKFLGVNFTSLIGEKSKISFSNLFNSTSMIEESTKTQTNIGQTNSLTLFESNKKSNYTLNSTDFKWEFNKSKNTFISYRLNFTPNRDEANDSINNFTNQIATRGTNQNFILSQVFKANSIISDKINYKFQFNQSLENNQKRSHIDSESALFGLNVEKVNQFLNFKNNNFSVFNELNYKKGENNFITKLLLLHKNSSSTNLVITDGSENDLFRKQNTLQAQFQWQHQWNKKWRTTLGLKNTNTFILYDENKTSYAILEPVVIINYAISQFHKISLSGDFSHDFTSLFQLQNDVLIDDFQNIKTASTVDFSNPIQKKSVNIDYLNINSKNQSILFSKISYSIFDKSVAQNTIYNVGYVNSNFLFSPKTTQFQWLNLYDLRFNTLPFSIKNTIVYLNTQSFSYFNSNQNQTINQNVSVKQQCVTNFKNSIFQFDIGYSLNNMNTSQSFTNFNNTTNSYQIFFTLKGRYKEKVKWDIGWMLNDQNSGYNQNRIHFLNCNGELYLTKKMRIIVNGYNLLDLNNNIFITTTNDPSFFTESINQIMPGYIMSGLNFSF
- a CDS encoding RHS repeat domain-containing protein; protein product: MKKQCNLLIFLNILFATTLCSSQVNTDLRPQVKSPEVNKFEQYMNMPVNLVSGTPQVSIPIYTLEYGGLTLPISLEYDASGVKVESIASSVGQNWSLNVGGVVSRNTKGAPDEGSVGYPKSSIMVNGYYKDYGLSKLDTELSTYSNVENSRYLQFNWWLEDVNAGKKDSQPDLFYFSTPEGGSKFVFNDQRKVVYLENTDFIIQEEYVPSYFKTWMVTSPKGTKYKFGLDTGTEFGANNAVEKNYSNQSIDEIAFANNFIINSWFLTEISNYTSANKIQLEYVDNNYTHTTISKPIVQSSFLCLPNMLPSTNCDITAESQYATLAENPANTTSQSHVISKLISKIKAGTTQINFIYSNRDDLTPEFGVTPKRLDEIQITVVNPVTQASEIIKKIKFSYTTLQSAITTGSKGATDIKRLQLTGITEMNANEQLTKPYTFFYNSTSLPSKLSFAQDKWGYYNGKTQNPSLFPPAGITLNASLYADRKVDLSFAMAGILEQIIYPTKGSVNFQYESHKSDVAVDVYYDVNNSSALVPSISSTQSTDGIKSSLFTYVASDTETLLLTANLNYNPMGSAGCSPSSTLKAASLVDMVTNTEIAAILYQGATTSKTISLPIDKALLVNGRQYQLIAQGYGGTNGMNFMCNICSAKIDRVPIIPIYDVGGLRIKKIVHKEDESSVIKETNYTYAQPKIVSNPKLFYPTQWDVNSNAYLPNYYSIVPQNAVIFNQTLVNNSYSIGFDKGSYYTFSTGFDPLDINFMGPTISYAEVNQTDGNGTTKHFFNRYKGYFELNSFNSDYGIPPLPKSQSLLAGEKQSVLTLNTTGQTVQKSEFEYNYIGSNTTVKGVVPSVYFGQGGYVILFNVYTLQGQTKTLKTETETTSLKGQDVTVTKNYEYTGFNHYQPTKIITANSKGEQLISKMYYPNDLATEPLMSELISQNRKANPIRTENYNGTVKLSEQKMSYAKDASTSNLVLPKSTYSAKFPNSFPTIANIGNLEKKLTYDSYDSSGNLMQYTPEGGAPVTILWGYNKMQPIAKIENTTTTQLKNALGVSDLNAVNESNLTAINALRLGLPNAMVTTYTHIPLVGVSSITDPKGQTVYYNYDGLGRLKNVKDAQGNIISENEYHYKN
- a CDS encoding T9SS type A sorting domain-containing protein, which gives rise to MKNQYFYLLLFAPLFIHAQDILWEKSYGGKNADYLFDAQPTADNGFILAGSSLSGKTGTKTAGNNGDLDYWVWKMDANGKLDWQKSLGGSGFDLLQSIKGTQDGGFILAGTSSSNQGMDKQLDSKGLSDFWVVKLDAKGQEQWQQTIGGSGQEDLLTVIPTRDGGYLLGGSSSSGVAVTSPKLSLAKLGTSKTDLTLKTESTRGSMDYWIVKLDSKGSVMWQKTYGGRYSDLLRSLEQTKDGGFILGGYSNSPKSGDKTAASIGIGDYWVIKTDELGAIEWQNTYGGTGDNQLYVVHQTADEGFIVGGNTNSPGTLTAKGGSVQSGSDFWLLRLDSKGEVVWSETYNYGKSDILTSLVENSDHSFLVGGYAQSERANMAKGLIQKKATGINDYIALKVNEKGEAVWEKIVGSGGEDILRKLINTRDGGYLLAGTSNASSSRDKSTTLGSNDFWVVKLKDQLVPLEVQSSIEAIPNPVSTFTNIIIGYEYETGTATVVDLAGRTLQQFIISSRTVPIDMSMYPEGIYIVNIKTNVKSEGIKVIKKTRKD
- a CDS encoding HNH endonuclease signature motif containing protein, with product MARQNSTDRSGNSFSEETKRVIWNKAKIVNGQDPTKTRKDLCGALISWDKYGNTTENGNGWEIDHIKPVSKGGGDELNNLQALQWQNNRKKGDDYPASNYCIVPLK
- a CDS encoding GLPGLI family protein translates to MRLLLFFVFITSFISAQQSVRITYESKKIYPVSFLQNLSGSQKVAFEEAQKRPFYATLTNNGDESLYRSINRKKDEILPGKDTGNEYAKDEGILMQTPNFWRLKNFKEKKNISLINISDKEYYFKKQIEEPQLYFTNKTLNVDKYLCHYAYRLNPKNNDTIKYWYTKEIPIDDGPSNLIGLPGMVLKMESKNSIEYATKVEFFKEKIEIDRPKQSYKILSQEEYDKLVMEAIKPKTYIDSQGRKVTSEILKQ